From the Alkalibacter rhizosphaerae genome, one window contains:
- a CDS encoding QueT transporter family protein, whose translation MKNKSYFLAKAGIIAALYAVLTLMLPFLSYGALQVRISEALTVLPWFTTAAVPGLLVGCLLANLFGSPLGLLDVVLGSLTTFAAAWWASKIKTKALVPLPSILLNSLVIPYVLFQALNIPYLPSVLYVGLGQTLAVYGLGYPMMLFIEKSTKLKMLLTDKKHP comes from the coding sequence ATGAAAAACAAATCTTATTTTTTGGCAAAGGCGGGGATCATTGCCGCCCTTTATGCAGTGTTGACATTGATGCTGCCATTTCTCAGCTATGGAGCCCTGCAGGTGCGCATTTCGGAAGCCTTGACGGTGTTGCCCTGGTTTACGACAGCGGCAGTTCCCGGATTGCTGGTGGGATGTCTTCTTGCCAATCTCTTCGGAAGTCCCCTGGGGCTTCTGGATGTGGTACTTGGCAGTCTGACCACCTTCGCGGCGGCATGGTGGGCCTCCAAAATCAAGACCAAAGCGCTGGTGCCCCTTCCGTCCATCCTTTTAAACAGCCTGGTCATCCCGTACGTGCTGTTTCAAGCCTTGAACATACCTTATCTACCCAGTGTCCTTTACGTCGGTCTGGGGCAGACTCTGGCGGTTTACGGATTGGGGTACCCCATGATGTTGTTTATTGAAAAATCCACCAAATTGAAGATGTTGCTCACCGATAAAAAACACCCATAA